One region of Macrobrachium rosenbergii isolate ZJJX-2024 chromosome 20, ASM4041242v1, whole genome shotgun sequence genomic DNA includes:
- the LOC136848890 gene encoding cerebellin-2-like, with amino-acid sequence MQRKAQKIGDKRIHIFRMTTKPNIISILALICLTGFVAPQDVRRPPPGRCRGGFSVRKADQRTLTIGGKVGFQEVLTNTGGWSQSTNDFQAPCNGVYYFSFHAISPQNGDFTLALMKGRLYQVTAYGSKNDFQQGSNSVLLVLNAGEKVHLELQQGTIYEHPFNEAYTSFSGFLVEAF; translated from the exons ATGCAACGAAAGGCACAGAAGATAGGTGACAAGAG GATCCACATTTTCAGGATGACGACCAAGCCGAACATCATTTCCATTCTGGCCCTGATCTGCCTGACGGGATTTGTAGCACCCCAAGACGTCAGGCGTCCTCCTCCAGGCAG ATGTCGAGGAGGATTCAGTGTCAGAAAAGCAGATCAAAGAACTCTTACTATTGGAGGAAAAGTTGGTTTTCAG GAAGTCTTAACGAACACAGGAGGATGGTCCCAGTCAACTAACGACTTCCAGGCTCCTTGCAACGGCGTCTATTACTTCTCTTTCCACGCCATCTCTCCGCAAAATGGAGACTTCAC GCTGGCACTCATGAAGGGAAGACTATATCAAGTCACGGCCTACGGCAGCAAGAATGATTTCCAGCAAGGCTCTAATTCTGTTCTGCTCGTATTAAATGCTGGTGAAAAGGTCCATCTGGAACTGCAACAAGGAACCATTTACGAACACCCATTCAACGAGGCCTATACGTCTTTCTCAGGATTTTTGGTTGAggctttttaa